In Nonomuraea sp. NBC_00507, the following are encoded in one genomic region:
- a CDS encoding ATP-binding protein: MAAQQNKVGDFVRAGTTPTELPDVVLWRSTTLRRNDRTAWQARQATGLWLADSHPSLRSDALQIVAELVANVIQHVPAGRRRDWLKVRLGFGDGFIRLEVTDPGTPAPEPRFVPHQVDPMGETGRGLGIVARLSIRCGTHVIEHGHRVVWADITVGA, encoded by the coding sequence ATGGCCGCACAACAGAACAAAGTCGGTGATTTTGTGCGAGCAGGAACCACACCAACGGAGCTGCCAGATGTCGTCCTATGGCGCAGTACGACACTGCGCCGAAACGACAGGACGGCATGGCAGGCACGGCAGGCGACCGGACTATGGCTGGCCGACAGCCATCCATCGCTCCGATCCGACGCACTCCAGATCGTCGCCGAACTGGTGGCCAACGTCATCCAGCACGTGCCTGCGGGCCGGCGGCGCGACTGGCTGAAGGTACGGCTGGGCTTCGGTGACGGCTTCATCCGCCTTGAGGTGACCGACCCGGGCACTCCGGCACCGGAGCCGCGGTTCGTTCCGCACCAGGTGGACCCCATGGGGGAAACAGGACGCGGCCTCGGCATCGTGGCCCGGCTGAGCATCCGATGCGGAACGCATGTCATCGAGCACGGCCATCGCGTCGTCTGGGCAGACATCACCGTAGGTGCGTGA
- a CDS encoding PhzF family phenazine biosynthesis protein, producing the protein MTEVLRYTAFTTAPSGGNPAGVVLDAHGLSDAEMLTIAADVGYSETAFLFPTGERQYRIQYFSPLAEVAFCGHATIATSVALGERIGPGTVHLSTQVGPVPVEIVADPAGGLTATLTSPPTSTRPASDEEVRPALAALGWSADDLDPAYPAHIANAGNDHLVLPAASRDRLADLDYDFDALGKIMAELGWTTVHLFWAESPTVFHARNPFPPGGVVEDPATGAAAAAFTGYLRALGHLEDGAVTIHQGVDMGRPSLLTCTAIPGDTRVKVSGTAVPIPPIP; encoded by the coding sequence GTGACCGAAGTCCTGAGATACACCGCCTTCACCACCGCTCCCTCCGGAGGCAACCCCGCCGGAGTGGTCTTGGACGCCCACGGGTTGTCGGACGCGGAGATGCTCACCATCGCCGCCGACGTCGGCTACTCCGAGACGGCCTTCCTCTTCCCCACGGGAGAGCGCCAGTACCGGATTCAATACTTCAGCCCGCTGGCCGAGGTCGCCTTCTGCGGTCACGCGACGATCGCGACCTCGGTCGCGCTGGGCGAGCGGATCGGGCCAGGAACCGTGCACCTCTCCACCCAGGTAGGACCAGTCCCGGTGGAGATCGTCGCAGACCCGGCCGGTGGCCTCACCGCCACCTTGACGAGTCCGCCCACCTCCACCCGCCCGGCCTCTGACGAGGAGGTACGGCCGGCGCTCGCCGCGCTGGGCTGGTCGGCCGACGACCTGGACCCCGCCTACCCAGCGCACATCGCCAACGCCGGCAACGACCATCTCGTCCTGCCCGCGGCCTCCCGGGACCGCCTGGCCGACCTCGACTACGACTTCGACGCCCTCGGCAAGATCATGGCAGAGCTGGGCTGGACCACCGTCCATCTCTTCTGGGCCGAATCCCCCACTGTCTTCCACGCCCGCAACCCGTTCCCGCCCGGCGGCGTGGTCGAGGACCCGGCCACCGGCGCGGCGGCGGCCGCCTTCACCGGCTACCTACGCGCTCTGGGACACCTCGAAGACGGCGCGGTCACCATTCATCAGGGCGTCGACATGGGGCGACCCAGCCTCCTGACGTGCACCGCGATTCCCGGCGACACCCGCGTCAAGGTCTCCGGCACCGCAGTGCCCATCCCGCCCATCCCGTAG
- a CDS encoding DUF397 domain-containing protein, whose amino-acid sequence MKISNELRAELETALWTKSTLSGPDGGDCLYAAKLSGDQYAIRDSEQPDVSPMILRGSVFRAFVGGAKLGEFDF is encoded by the coding sequence ATGAAGATCAGTAACGAGCTGCGTGCTGAGCTGGAGACCGCGCTGTGGACCAAGTCCACGCTCTCTGGCCCGGACGGAGGGGACTGCCTCTACGCGGCCAAGCTGAGCGGCGACCAATACGCGATCCGTGACTCCGAGCAGCCCGACGTCTCACCGATGATCCTTCGGGGCAGCGTCTTCCGTGCCTTCGTGGGCGGCGCGAAGCTCGGAGAATTCGACTTCTAA
- a CDS encoding helix-turn-helix domain-containing protein, translating to MTTEVYGEVLKKARNAAGLSQTALGELLSCSESLVGLIERGKRRPGKKFTLAAEAVLGLNGELYGLLPNTTVMSTPKWFSEWPKAEEKAHTIRTWQPLVIPGLLQTARYARAILSVAPWATEQWIEEAVETRLRRQSVFERIDPPMYWALLDECVLLRPVGGNDVMREQLEHLLRMAERPNISFQIVPLEVGATAGVLGGFALAQGDGMPDHVSIDASAQGAISAREETVRRVNVIYDAIHKWAHPIHVSQRLVREVAARYEDQ from the coding sequence ATGACGACAGAGGTGTACGGCGAGGTACTGAAGAAGGCGCGCAACGCGGCCGGACTGTCGCAAACGGCGCTGGGCGAGCTGCTCTCATGCAGCGAGAGCCTGGTCGGCCTGATCGAGCGGGGCAAGCGCAGGCCGGGCAAGAAGTTCACCCTGGCGGCAGAAGCGGTTCTGGGGCTGAACGGAGAGCTCTACGGGCTCCTGCCCAACACGACGGTCATGTCCACTCCGAAGTGGTTCAGCGAGTGGCCGAAGGCCGAGGAGAAGGCGCACACGATCCGGACCTGGCAACCGCTCGTGATCCCGGGACTCCTCCAGACGGCTCGCTATGCGCGGGCCATCCTGTCGGTCGCACCATGGGCCACTGAGCAGTGGATCGAAGAGGCCGTCGAGACACGACTCCGGCGGCAATCCGTATTCGAACGCATAGACCCGCCCATGTACTGGGCGCTGCTCGACGAATGCGTTCTTCTCCGGCCCGTCGGGGGGAACGACGTGATGCGCGAGCAGCTAGAGCACCTGCTGCGGATGGCCGAGCGACCCAACATCTCGTTCCAGATCGTGCCGCTGGAAGTCGGCGCGACGGCAGGTGTGCTCGGAGGCTTCGCGCTTGCTCAGGGTGACGGCATGCCGGATCACGTCAGCATTGATGCCTCCGCGCAGGGCGCTATTTCCGCTCGCGAGGAGACGGTAAGGCGGGTTAACGTCATATACGACGCAATTCACAAATGGGCGCATCCTATACACGTGAGCCAGCGACTAGTGCGTGAGGTGGCGGCAAGGTATGAAGATCAGTAA
- a CDS encoding ABC transporter substrate-binding protein produces the protein MPNAADRRLRIGVPLSLSGKYARFGEQVGLGLDIWRGFNPSMELIVEDDRSDPEVLEGMLRRLSSRCDLLLGPYSTRLMRRAGRIAVELDRLIWNHGGSGDDVEAAHPGHVVSVLTPTSRYAQPFVRRLGNRDPLWIAEGKGSFGRQVAAGAQACADELGIPVIRVGPGDALPEGGSWNLLCAGSFDEDVEVIGRAGSPRVVCAVAAGVREFGEAVDDPRGIYGVGQWFPGSGGEAAIGMGERDFVEAYREQAGVLPDYPAVQAAAAAIIATHCAAEAGSAEREDVWAVAGALETSTLFGAFAIDPRTGLQVGHRAVLTRWEADGPVAVG, from the coding sequence GTGCCGAACGCCGCCGACCGACGACTCCGGATCGGAGTGCCCCTGTCCCTGTCTGGAAAGTACGCCCGATTTGGTGAGCAGGTCGGGCTGGGGCTCGACATCTGGCGAGGTTTCAACCCGTCCATGGAGTTGATCGTCGAGGATGACCGGAGCGACCCGGAGGTGCTGGAGGGCATGCTCCGCCGGCTGTCGTCGCGGTGTGACCTCCTTCTGGGGCCGTACTCCACTCGGCTCATGCGCCGGGCGGGCCGGATCGCCGTGGAACTGGACCGGCTGATCTGGAATCACGGGGGTTCAGGTGACGACGTGGAAGCGGCTCATCCCGGACATGTCGTCTCGGTCCTTACGCCCACGAGCCGGTATGCCCAGCCCTTCGTGCGGCGCCTGGGCAATCGGGACCCGCTGTGGATCGCCGAGGGCAAGGGGAGCTTCGGCCGGCAGGTGGCGGCGGGGGCTCAGGCGTGCGCGGATGAGCTCGGCATTCCGGTGATCCGTGTCGGGCCCGGGGATGCTCTTCCGGAGGGCGGCTCGTGGAATCTGCTCTGTGCTGGGTCGTTTGACGAGGACGTCGAGGTGATCGGGCGGGCCGGGAGTCCGCGGGTCGTTTGTGCCGTGGCAGCGGGCGTGCGGGAGTTCGGCGAGGCCGTGGACGACCCTCGAGGGATCTACGGGGTCGGGCAATGGTTCCCTGGGAGCGGTGGCGAGGCCGCCATCGGGATGGGCGAGCGGGATTTCGTCGAGGCCTATCGGGAGCAGGCCGGGGTCCTGCCCGACTATCCCGCCGTCCAGGCCGCCGCTGCCGCGATCATCGCGACCCACTGCGCCGCCGAGGCGGGAAGCGCTGAGCGTGAGGACGTGTGGGCGGTCGCCGGCGCGCTGGAGACCAGCACGTTGTTCGGCGCCTTCGCGATCGACCCGCGCACCGGCCTCCAGGTCGGCCATCGGGCGGTGCTCACCCGGTGGGAGGCCGATGGGCCTGTTGCCGTGGGCTGA